The window GCTTGCGTTTCTTCCGTGACGCCCTGGCATTCCCTTGGGCCAGCTGACCGCCGTCCAAGAGCTTCATGCGCCCCGCGCCAGAGCTCCGAGCTGCTTGCCAGATTGTCCTTCAATGCCGTTGCGGATAGCTGACGGCCTGGACCCTTGACGGGCCCTGGAGGGCAAACCTACTGGAATGCGAATTCGGCCACGACGGCATCATGGCGACTCTTCCCACGCGATACCGGTCGTCGACCTCGGCGTCCACTTCGGCCAACACCAACCCGAAATACGTCCAAGTCCTGCAGACATTGCTCGATGATCTTATCCACGAACAGACCTCTCGAACCGGCGATGGCTACCCCGACATCCCCAAGCTTGCCAAGGGCCTGCGAAACCTTGCCCAGCTGATAGCTGCCCCTCCGGCGTCCATGAACCAAGATGCCTTTCGACTCGCGGGGGGGTTCGAATGCGTGCTTGACGTGCTGCGTGGCTTTGCGGGCTACCATGATCCGCGGAAGCGGAGCCAGACTGAGATGATGTCATTGTTCAAGCTGATTGGAGCTTTCCTGAGCGTCTTGTCAGCTGCGTTTCGAGACCACTCTGGCAATAAGCGATTCTTCCGCTATAGAGTTGCGGGAGGCGGATGGGAAGCTCTGGAGCAGACCATCGCGAGCATTGGCTTGGGAGGCGCAGAGCCTGACGTCTGGGTCAGCTGCCATGTGTTTGGCAAGCTTCTAGCTTTCTCGCTGGACGACGAAGCTTTGGATTTACTATGCCAGTCCACCGCAAAAGCCTTACGATCGGAATCCGATGCCGACACTGAAAACGAAAACGAGACCAGTACCAACCAGAATGATGCCCCTGAAAacgaagctgaagatggagccGACGAACAATGGGATCTTGTGCTTGCGCGCTCAGTTGGGAACATCGGACCAAGCGTGCGCGAGGTTGTCACTGCCAAGACGATAATACGCCATCCAGAGCTGCTCAGAGCTGTCGTGAGCTTCTGGCGAGCTATCCCCAGGCCCGAGAATTCCACCCCGAGCCCGACGTCCCTAATCGTGCTAGAGACAATCCTCAGCGCAGCATCGGTCTCGATATACAACCGTGCCGCGATCCATTCGACTGGCGTTCTTTCGCAGTTTCTCGAGTCTGCCTTCTCGCCTCAGTCCAACCTGGCGCCGGCAGAACGCGATATCGTGTTGGCCCTATGTCGGTCGCTCATGTACCTCGGTGTGAACCAGCCTGCAGACGTCCAGTTCCTGTTGTCAGCGCCAGGCCAGGAGGCGGCCAACTTTTTCCTAGAAATGACCTCCAAATACACCGgccctccttttttccagTTTGACCTATCGCTCCATGGCCATTCTTCCTTGGAGCTCCCTACCTTGGGCCGTTCATTCCCTCCCCAGTCCTCGGCTGGATATACCTTCACGGCCTGGATACGCGTCGACTCTTTCGACCCAACCGCGCATACCACCATCTTTGGAGTCTTTGACTCCTCCCAAACTTGTTTCGTCCTCATGTACTTGGAACGAGATACCCACAACTTTATCCTTCAGACCTCAGTCTTTTCTAATAAACCCAGCGTGAGATTCAAGTCTGTGACATTTCATGAGAAGAAATGGTACCACATTGCCGTTGTTCATCGTCGACCAAAGACAATGTCCGCTAGTAAAGCATCTCTCTATGTAAATGGAGAGTTTACAGAGCAGATTCGTTGCAATTACCCGCATATGCCTCCATTGGCAAATGGAAGCACAGAAACATTTGCCTCGTTCAACTCGAATCAGAACAAGCACAATCCCGTACAAGCATTCCTCGGCACCCCTCGCGATTTGTCCAACCAGAGCGGCCCTGGCCTTGTCTTTTCGAGATGGTCATTGGCATCTGCCCATCTATTTGAAGATGTTCTCAGCGACGATTATATAGCGGTTCACCATGCGCTAAGACCGCGATACCAAGGAAACTTCCAAGACGCTCTAGGCGGATTCCAGACCTATGAGGCATCGGCTCAGCTGGGCTTGCGTAACGAGATTGTTCATTCCGGCCAGGACGAGAACTCTGATATTCTCAGAGCGGTGCGCGATAAGGCAAGCTCGCTCTTGCCCGAGTCAAAAATATTGCTCGGTATCCTCCCATCTGCCACTTTCCCAGAAAACGTGCAGTATATCGACACGGGAGTTCTCCGAGCACTCCCTCGCTCATCCACCCGTGATCTTTTCCGCATGTCAAGCAAGGAAGCATCTCCACTCGCCATCAACTGTGCGGTGCCAAGCCTCACGGATGCATTGTTCAGAAGCCAGGGGATTGCTTCCTTTAGAGGGTCTCCAATCGTGACCGTCCCTTCATATTTTGATGAGAACCTCTGGCGTCTAGCCGGTTTCACACCATTGGCTCTCAAGCTTCTAGAAAAAGCAACAACTGTCGAGGAAACTGTCCACGCCATCGAGATCATGTTCCATTGCATTCGTAAGAGTTGGAGAAATAGTGAAGCCATGGAGAGAGATAACGGATATAGCGTCTTGGGGATGCTTTTACGCTTCAAGATCGGATATGGTGGCTCTGGAACTGCCGGCGATGCGCCGACGTTCCGTCTTTCGGTCTCGCACGAAGAGCGTGAAAGCCTTGCGTTCCGCATCCTCAGCCTGGTCTTGGGATTTGTCGGATATAACCATTCCGATCCTATTGACTCTTTCATCATTAACCCCTTGGCATACcgcatcctcctcatcgacCTGGATATCTGGCGCAGAGCAGGGCCGCGCGTCCAGGAGCTCTATTATAAACAATTTGTGACTTTTGCCGTTAACAGTAAACATCATGATTTCAACAGTAGGAGGTTGATTCGCATGAGTAAGTGATAGGAtcgcctcttttcttccagtATTGGCAATGTGTCCCTAACTATTGTTGCCTTAGGAATTGTAAAACGACTATTGGACGCCATGAAAGGCGAGGCTATCTCTGAAGAGGTCGTTCCGCAATTCATGGGGGCTTTCGAAGCCCTCGTCAGGTCCAATTTGAGTCAAGAAGTTATGAGATCCTTGTCACTTTTCATCACCTATGCTTTTCATTTGCCTACCTCCATAGGCTCACGAACACCACGACTGTCCTTGGCCACTTCAAGATCTAGCACACCCGGCCCCTTCAAGAACGGGACCCGGGATCGAAGTGATAGCAGTGGCCTGAGTAGCGGCACTAGAACTGTATCGAAAAAGCAACTTGGAACCCATGTCCTTAGTCTTTACTCTAGGATCCTTTGCGAAAGAGGCAGCTTCAATAACATCAAAAAGTTTGCCAAGACGGTAACTAATAAGGTGAGGCAACGCGTTGCTGTTTGAGAGCAGTGCATGGACTATAGACTGACAATATCTCTTAACAGTGGTTGCTGTATCTGCTTGCCGACGATGACTCTGAGACTGTCATTCATGGATGCAAAATCCTCGCTCGCCTTCTTGTTGTTCATGGATCTGCTTACACATCAAAGTTTGCTGGCAAATCTGGCGGATTTACAATCATGGCAAATCGATTAAAACGATTTTGGGACCTTCCTCCTTTATGGACCATATGCTTTTGCATCTTGTTTGGGCAGGATGTGGCTGATGTCAACCTGGATAGCAGGGCTGATTTCCATACTCTGGCTGAAAAGTTTGACAAGCGCAAAGTTGTCTATCCCGAGTCCCTGGTTATCATCACATCAATGCTTCAGCATGGTCTCAAAGACGTAATGAAGTACCAGGAAGACCCGGATTCTCCAGCTACCAGTCTTACACCATCTCACGGATTACCCAGACCGTCTTCCGCTTACGAGACAAGACCCAGAGCGAGCTCAGATCTTGTCAGAGGCTTAGAACCTAGGTGTATGTTTCTTTCCCTTTGTCTTGGAAATTGATTTTTTTCTGACCATCTTCACAGTCCCAATGTCCCGAGAGAAAGTGGGTGCACACGCTGTGTTCCTTCAAAATGCCATCCAGGTTTTGCAAAATCTCTACGAGCGGTCTTCCGAATTCAGAGACTTTGCTCTCTCGTCTGAGTGGATTCGTTTGCTTTTGGCAGCTCTCTATCCGGTCATTGTTAGCGCCGATGCAGTCACACCGGACGTGGAACTGAACTCTCGAGACTCTGCTCTGACGTTTGAAGGCAACGACGTTATTATTAGACCCATGGGTGGTAGTTCTATGCCAGCACCTATTGTTAGAACGACCAACATCGACCTTGTGCCGTCACCACAGTCAACGCCGCCAAAAGGAACGCCTCTAAGACGAGCATCGTCCTTTGTGCTTTTGACTGCTCAGAAAAACGTTCAGGAGCCAAAGTTGTCTTCTCTTTTGGCAAAGCCTTTGCCTCAACAGCAAAAGATCGTTGTTGGCGGCTTTGGTAATGCCATCTTAGATGGGATAACGGACCTAGTTATGCGGGTTTTCATGGATCAAATTTTCGTCCGCAAAGAATTTTCGGGTTTCGGTCTCTTCACCAAGATGCCTCCTGGTTTCCAAGAACACCAGGCGTATTTTGAGTCATATGTTTTGAAAAAGGCAATTTCCGAGGTGACAAACATGGTCCAGACGAAGCGCCAGGGGATATGCGAGCCCAGGATTCTGACAAATCTTGGCCGGCTCTGTACTCACCTCTGCGAGGCAATCTTTGAAGGCTGGTTTCTGAACGGCGCAGAAGCCATGATTGACTTCAACGGAATGCTGCTAGAATTTCTGCAACGGCCCGAGATTGCGGCGTTGAAAAGCGTTCGTTTGTGCAGCCAAGCCATATCAACGATTCGCAGCTGCTTGTTGCGAACAATTCTGCTCAAGCTCTCCGACTTGGACAATCGACAAACGTCGGAGTCAGAGGCTAAAGAGTTCATGGACAAGATGGCTTATTGGCAAATGTCTATCCTGGAGTGCTTGGGGGCTGACGACGAATACCTAAAGCTGTTTTGGTACCAACTTTACACGAAACTCATTGACGATAAGCCATCGATTCGTATCGCTGCTGCCAATTTCCTTCGCATCGTTTTGGTACAAAAGCCCGAAGAATCAGTCGCTTTGATGCGTTGGTCTTCTGCACCGGAGCAGCGACAAATCGTTCGCGAGTTTCAGAAACTGACAGAAATAGACGACGACGCATTCGTTCTTTGGGTGGATAAGCATAGGCCGGCGTTGGACATGCTTTTTTTCGGCGGTATGGCAAAGACTTGGGAAGATTTTGTTAGCGCAGAGAACCATCGCACGTTTGAGTCTGCGAAATCTCGTCTCAACAAACGCAAAGACAAGCTGAAAGTCTGGAATATGGAGGCAGCCGCGGCGGAGCAAACTCTTCTCAACCATGAAATTGGCAACAGCGCTTGGATGAAGAGTATCTACACTACAGAGTATTTCAAATACCAACGCTTGATGCAAGATCAGCAGGATGACTTGGCCTTCCTCGCAGCAGGCTACAGGAAAATGGAACGGGATTTACAACGGCCTGGAGCAGTGTTTAGCGTGTCGACAGCACCGAAATGGAAGTTGGATCGCACAGAGGGACGAAACCGTATGCGCTTGCGACTCCTCCCTGACTATCCTGTGGGAGAAGACAAGTATCAGCCGAAAGCGAAAGGAAGTCAGTCAGCGACTCCTACGAGTGGATCCGCTTTGAGCACGACGCCAGTTACACGGGATCGagcagcctcagcaagcCGGCCGCCAACACGGTCCAGCGCCTTGTTGGATGGTGCCAATGACAGCGATTTGACATCTTTATCCATGGAGCCTGAAGTAACTTCAGAGAACCCTGAGCCTGTTCTCACAGCAGAGGACGATTTCGAGCTCATCGATGACCCCAATGAGCGAAACGAAGGCGACGAGAACTTTGAAGACAAAAATCGCAAGGTCAGGCGGCGGCTGGAGCATGGCGACCAGATACAGGCCGCCTACAACATATCCCGGGTCACAGGTCTCGAGGCATGTGAAGGCCTTTTGATAGTAGGAAAGGACGCACTTTATATCATGGATAACGTGTTCCAGTGCGCCAATGGCGATATTGTGAATGTGTGGCAAGCACCGCCAGAAGAGCGTGATCCGTTCACCCAAGTCGTAACGGGCGCGAAGACGCTcgaaaaaagacaaaacgcCGGTGGCCGAGAACAAGAGTCGAGGCATTGGAGATGGCAGGATGTTATCAGCATCTCCAAACGTCGGTTCCTTTTCCGAGACGTTGCCATCGAAATCTTCTTCACTGATGGTCGGAGCTATCTATTTACCAACATCTCTACCGCGGTCAGAGATAACTTGTTTTCGAAGATGCTAAACAAAGCACCACATACCAGTGCGGCGCATGCGCTTCCCAACCCGGAAGATGCGTGGAGGTTCGACATGCTCAAGGGGTTTGAAGATTCTCCACAAGGCTTGGGATCTAGGCTGGGAACGCTATTCAATGCATCGCCATGGACGTCCATCATGAAACGATGGCAGAGAGGTGAAATCTCCAACTTCCACTATCTAATGGTTGTCAATACCATGGCTGGACGAACCTTTAACGATTTGACCCAATATCCCGTGTTTCCGTGGATTCTGGCCGATTATACCAGCGAGGATCTTGATCTGGAAGACCCGAGAACATTCCGCGACTTGTCAAAGCCCATGGGTGCCCAAACTCCCAACCGTATCCAGGGCTTTATTGACACGTTTAGTGCCCTCGAAGAGATTGGACAGCCGCCGTTCCACTACGGCACCCATTATTCGTCTGCCATGATTGTATCCTCTTACCTCATCAGACTGCCGCCCTTTGTACAATCTTACCTACTCGTCCAAGGAGATAGCTTTGATCACGCAGATCGTTTGTTCCAGTCGATTGGCGATGCGTGGACTTCATCATCGTGTAACAACAAGACAGACGTCCGAGAGCTGATTCCCGAATTCTTTTGTCTTCCCGAATTCTTGACCAACATCAATGGGTACGATTTTGGACGTCGCCAGAGCAATGGTGCCCAGGTCAATAATGTCGAGCTTCCGCCCTGGGCCAAGGGCGACCCTAAAATCTTTATTGCTAAGCATCGCGAAGCGCTGGAGAGCCCGTACGTGAGCGAGAACCTGCATCAATGGATTGACTTGGTATTTGGATTCAAGCAGCGAGGCGAAGCAGCTGTGGAAAATCTCAACGTTTTCCATAACCTTTCGTATGCGGGCTCGGTCGATTTGGACCAGATTAAAGATACCAATGAGCGGGCTATATCTGCCGGTGTTATTCACAATTTCGGTCAAACGCCGCATCAAGTGTTCCAGAAGCCGCATCCGCCGCGAGAGCAATTCAAATCATCCGTTAAGCGTCTGGATACAGCCATTTTCTCTCTGTCATGCCTGCCGAATCCGCTGTTGGAAAGCCACGAGAGGGTCTCGTCGCTTATTTACGCGCCAAAACTGGACCGCCTGCTGTGTGCGTCGCCATTCCGTCTTAACCTCCCGCCATATGACAAGTATTTGGAATGGGGATATGCGGATAACAGTAttcgtttcttctttgctgacAATCGCCGGCCGGCGGGTCTGTTTGAAAACCTCCACATTGGCCAGATTTCTTGCGCTTCCTTTGCTGACTCCAAGACACTGATTACCGCTGGAGAGGACTGTGTGATTTCGGTACATGCCCTGCATACGGTGCCTGGAAAGCCTGTGGAGTTGTATCTGAAATCGAGCTTGTTCGGTCACAAGACTCCGGTGACTGCCATTGCAGTGGGCAAAGCCTTTAGCACTTTTGTCACGGCTTCATCGGATGGCCAGGCTTTCTTGTGGGATCTCAACCAACTCTCATTCATCCGAAAGCTGCCTCTTGTGCGACACGTGGAATGTGCGCAGATTCACAATGTATCTGGCGATATCATGCTGTGCTCGGGACCCAACGTGATTCTCTACTCTCTAAACGGCGCCCTCATTTTGGAACAGAATGTATGCTCAGATTCCGAAGATTACGTCCATTCCTGCGCTTTTTACGAAGGCGCAGGGAACGAGTGGCTTGAGAATTACCTCATCTTTACGGGACATCGCGGAGGCATTGTCAATGTGTGGCGCAAGAGCATGGCAAGAGGGAAGTGGACTCTGGAGCTGTTGCGGCGCCTGGATCATACTGATTATAATAGCGAAAAGGGGGAGAATACGATGGCGGGAATCACTTGTATTAGCCCGATGCCAACGTGTCTCTACACCggggatgatgatgggcgAGTGGTGAGTTATATGCCTCCCGGATATTTTCACGATCTGCTTTTACTGACAAGATGTGCTTAGTATGAGTGGAATTTCGCGGGTAGTAGAGACAGGTAGAGCCTGAGTTTGCCCCGCCGAACATCTGTGAGGAATACGTATCGCACCATCTCGCGATAGGGATGAATCGAGGAATGATTTGTCTGGAGTAGCAAATGTTTGTTTTttagaagggaaaaagagggggAGAAGATTTGattgtgtgttttttttatgtGTCAGTGGGTTTTGTGAGCGTAGCAAGCAGGAAGCCAGCGTAAACCATAGATTATTACAAAAAAAGGGGCGTGTGCTTTTAAAAGTTGGACAATTATATGCTTagtggagaggaggagaagaagaagaacaaagaaaatagGAAGCTTTGGATGGGTACCaggtttataaaaaaaagcaaaacagaaaagagagcgTTTGTAATTTTGTTGAATTTTAGAGTTTTATCATCTCCTGCCCTGCCACTGATTTCGGGCATCCTCTCATGTCTGCTTTCTTTACATTTGTTTGAATTAACGCCGTGGTTTGGTGAGTATGTACAGGAATCAATTCCCCCCTTTATTTGCGATTCCtagctcttctctccctctgtATGACTTGGGAGTTcgatattttttttgtgtcttcttttgtttggtAGCGTGTTTAGTCGTCGTAGCCTGTTACTTGTTTGCGAGGGCCGGCGGGGACTGTATTTGTGTTCTCTGGTCAGCTTTACTCTCTCTAAACACATATTTGGCCCCATCTATAGCtttccctccttcttttcGTACATCCACCCCAGTCACTCTACACATGAGAGTGTTCCGCTCAATGGCCATGCGCTGGCCAAGTGGTGAGAAAAAAACGTACCGGGATAAGTCACGGGAATCGGCGCAGGGTCGACATCGCCGAGCATGTGGCGGATGGGAGGAACGATGGGAATCAGGATAGGACCGGCGgctccgacgacgacggacCAGAAGAAGGCGGGACGCTCGCGGGCTGCCCAGCTGCAGTACTTGAGGGGCGTTGACCAGAAGAGGGGAGCGGACATTGTGAGGCTGGATGAGAGACCAATTGATTAGCTACAGGATCTGGAGTTGAGTAAACAATGGAAGAGAGGGGGGAATTCTCGTACTGTGGTTCAGACTGGAGTCTGCGGGATCTTGAGGATTGCGGAATTGGAGCAGAGCTGTTCGGGTGACGATGAGGTTTCGTCGTGATGCTCTTGCGGCGCCTCGGCAGAACCTCGGCACGGCGGGCGGGTTTTTGGGAGCTGCTGCGATGGAGATACATGCAACTTGTACCGCTGCAAGTGACGAACGGAGCGTCTCCACAGCGGGTTCGAGTTGCCGGCGAGGCTACGTATCCCCAAAGGCATAGCTATAGCGGGAGCTTCCAGCTTACAGGTGTCCTCCCACTGCAAACCTGCACCTTTTCCACCACGCCCACGCAAATTTCGTCTGATTGTTCGCGATGTGGTCGATTCTGAGCGTGGCTGCGCTCGTGTACGCGGCGGCTGTTTCGGCGGTCAGCACGGCGGGCAATCGCttgctggtggtgctggaCGATGTTGCTGAGAAGGACTTGTATAGCCAGTTTCTTGGCGATCTGACGGGTGCGTTGATGCGAGATGCTGCGAGATGATGCGCCACATATATGATATACTCTTCTGCTCTGAACATAGCAATTGGAAGACTAGAATAAGCTGACTTTTGGTATTATTACGTCTTTTGCAGCTCGAGGCTACGATGTTTCATACGAGACGCCGCGGAGCGAGGGACTGGCGCTCTTCCACCTGGGCGAGAGGAAATACGACCACCTGTTGTTTCTGCCTTCCAAGGTCAAGGGTATGTTTGTTTGATACCAGTCTCGCATCTACCTGCAGAGCTGCGTCCAGTGCTTCTGCGCAAATCTCCCAATGGCTCGCTGACTCTTGCACAGGCCTGGGGCCAAACCTGACGCCCAGCCATCTCGTCAACTTTGTCAACGCCGA is drawn from Trichoderma atroviride chromosome 7, complete sequence and contains these coding sequences:
- a CDS encoding uncharacterized protein (EggNog:ENOG41~TransMembrane:1 (i78-96o)); translation: MYLHRSSSQKPARRAEVLPRRRKSITTKPHRHPNSSAPIPQSSRSRRLQSEPHLTMSAPLFWSTPLKYCSWAARERPAFFWSVVVGAAGPILIPIVPPIRHMLGDVDPAPIPVTYPVPAGPRKQVTGYDD
- a CDS encoding uncharacterized protein (TransMembrane:1 (i108-124o)~BUSCO:EOG092D011S) — translated: MATLPTRYRSSTSASTSANTNPKYVQVLQTLLDDLIHEQTSRTGDGYPDIPKLAKGLRNLAQLIAAPPASMNQDAFRLAGGFECVLDVLRGFAGYHDPRKRSQTEMMSLFKLIGAFLSVLSAAFRDHSGNKRFFRYRVAGGGWEALEQTIASIGLGGAEPDVWVSCHVFGKLLAFSLDDEALDLLCQSTAKALRSESDADTENENETSTNQNDAPENEAEDGADEQWDLVLARSVGNIGPSVREVVTAKTIIRHPELLRAVVSFWRAIPRPENSTPSPTSLIVLETILSAASVSIYNRAAIHSTGVLSQFLESAFSPQSNLAPAERDIVLALCRSLMYLGVNQPADVQFLLSAPGQEAANFFLEMTSKYTGPPFFQFDLSLHGHSSLELPTLGRSFPPQSSAGYTFTAWIRVDSFDPTAHTTIFGVFDSSQTCFVLMYLERDTHNFILQTSVFSNKPSVRFKSVTFHEKKWYHIAVVHRRPKTMSASKASLYVNGEFTEQIRCNYPHMPPLANGSTETFASFNSNQNKHNPVQAFLGTPRDLSNQSGPGLVFSRWSLASAHLFEDVLSDDYIAVHHALRPRYQGNFQDALGGFQTYEASAQLGLRNEIVHSGQDENSDILRAVRDKASSLLPESKILLGILPSATFPENVQYIDTGVLRALPRSSTRDLFRMSSKEASPLAINCAVPSLTDALFRSQGIASFRGSPIVTVPSYFDENLWRLAGFTPLALKLLEKATTVEETVHAIEIMFHCIRKSWRNSEAMERDNGYSVLGMLLRFKIGYGGSGTAGDAPTFRLSVSHEERESLAFRILSLVLGFVGYNHSDPIDSFIINPLAYRILLIDLDIWRRAGPRVQELYYKQFVTFAVNSKHHDFNSRRLIRMRIVKRLLDAMKGEAISEEVVPQFMGAFEALVRSNLSQEVMRSLSLFITYAFHLPTSIGSRTPRLSLATSRSSTPGPFKNGTRDRSDSSGLSSGTRTVSKKQLGTHVLSLYSRILCERGSFNNIKKFAKTVTNKWLLYLLADDDSETVIHGCKILARLLVVHGSAYTSKFAGKSGGFTIMANRLKRFWDLPPLWTICFCILFGQDVADVNLDSRADFHTLAEKFDKRKVVYPESLVIITSMLQHGLKDVMKYQEDPDSPATSLTPSHGLPRPSSAYETRPRASSDLVRGLEPRFPMSREKVGAHAVFLQNAIQVLQNLYERSSEFRDFALSSEWIRLLLAALYPVIVSADAVTPDVELNSRDSALTFEGNDVIIRPMGGSSMPAPIVRTTNIDLVPSPQSTPPKGTPLRRASSFVLLTAQKNVQEPKLSSLLAKPLPQQQKIVVGGFGNAILDGITDLVMRVFMDQIFVRKEFSGFGLFTKMPPGFQEHQAYFESYVLKKAISEVTNMVQTKRQGICEPRILTNLGRLCTHLCEAIFEGWFLNGAEAMIDFNGMLLEFLQRPEIAALKSVRLCSQAISTIRSCLLRTILLKLSDLDNRQTSESEAKEFMDKMAYWQMSILECLGADDEYLKLFWYQLYTKLIDDKPSIRIAAANFLRIVLVQKPEESVALMRWSSAPEQRQIVREFQKLTEIDDDAFVLWVDKHRPALDMLFFGGMAKTWEDFVSAENHRTFESAKSRLNKRKDKLKVWNMEAAAAEQTLLNHEIGNSAWMKSIYTTEYFKYQRLMQDQQDDLAFLAAGYRKMERDLQRPGAVFSVSTAPKWKLDRTEGRNRMRLRLLPDYPVGEDKYQPKAKGSQSATPTSGSALSTTPVTRDRAASASRPPTRSSALLDGANDSDLTSLSMEPEVTSENPEPVLTAEDDFELIDDPNERNEGDENFEDKNRKVRRRLEHGDQIQAAYNISRVTGLEACEGLLIVGKDALYIMDNVFQCANGDIVNVWQAPPEERDPFTQVVTGAKTLEKRQNAGGREQESRHWRWQDVISISKRRFLFRDVAIEIFFTDGRSYLFTNISTAVRDNLFSKMLNKAPHTSAAHALPNPEDAWRFDMLKGFEDSPQGLGSRLGTLFNASPWTSIMKRWQRGEISNFHYLMVVNTMAGRTFNDLTQYPVFPWILADYTSEDLDLEDPRTFRDLSKPMGAQTPNRIQGFIDTFSALEEIGQPPFHYGTHYSSAMIVSSYLIRLPPFVQSYLLVQGDSFDHADRLFQSIGDAWTSSSCNNKTDVRELIPEFFCLPEFLTNINGYDFGRRQSNGAQVNNVELPPWAKGDPKIFIAKHREALESPYVSENLHQWIDLVFGFKQRGEAAVENLNVFHNLSYAGSVDLDQIKDTNERAISAGVIHNFGQTPHQVFQKPHPPREQFKSSVKRLDTAIFSLSCLPNPLLESHERVSSLIYAPKLDRLLCASPFRLNLPPYDKYLEWGYADNSIRFFFADNRRPAGLFENLHIGQISCASFADSKTLITAGEDCVISVHALHTVPGKPVELYLKSSLFGHKTPVTAIAVGKAFSTFVTASSDGQAFLWDLNQLSFIRKLPLVRHVECAQIHNVSGDIMLCSGPNVILYSLNGALILEQNVCSDSEDYVHSCAFYEGAGNEWLENYLIFTGHRGGIVNVWRKSMARGKWTLELLRRLDHTDYNSEKGENTMAGITCISPMPTCLYTGDDDGRVYEWNFAGSRDR